From a region of the Alnus glutinosa chromosome 1, dhAlnGlut1.1, whole genome shotgun sequence genome:
- the LOC133858457 gene encoding chaperonin 60 subunit beta 4, chloroplastic, which produces MACSLIPISALNFTNPLLPKRSSSPSMLNPRAMAKELYFNHDGSTTKKLQAGVDMVAELVGVTLGPKGRNVVLQNKYGPPKIVNDGETVLKEIELEDPLENVGVKLVRQAGAKTNDLAGDGSTTSIILAQGLIAEGVKIIAAGRNPVQIARGIEKTAKALVSELKLMSREVEDHELVDVAAVSAGNDYTVGNMIADALRQVGRKGVVTIEKGKCTENSLQIVEGMQFDRGYLSPYFVTDRQKMTIEFHNCKLLLVDKKITNPKEMFKILDSAVKEKYPIVIVAEGIEQEALAPVIRNKLRGVLKAAAIKAPAFGERKSHYLDDIAILTGGTVIRDEMGLSLEKAGKEVLGSAIKVVITKDSTLIVTDGSTCKAVEERVSQIRRLVENTEENFQKKILNERIARLSAGIAILQVGAQTQVELKDKQLRIEDALNATKAAIEEGVVVGGGCTLLRLSTTIDGIKRVLDNEEQKIGAEIFKRALRYPARLIAKNAGVNGNVVIEKVLSNDNINYGYNAARDRYEDLMKAGIMDPSKVVRCCLENAASVAKTFLTSDAVVIDIKEVESIRRRPPMPTSGISPIGV; this is translated from the exons ATGGCATGTTCTCTAATCCCCATCTCTGCACttaatttcactaacccatTACTGCCCAAAAGGTCTTCTTCGCCCTCCATGTTAAACCCGAGAGCCATGGCCAAAGAGCTTTACTTCAATCACGATGGTTCGACCACTAAGAAGCTTCAG GCAGGGGTGGACATGGTGGCCGAGCTGGTTGGGGTGACTTTGGGTCCAAAAGGAAGGAATGTGGTATTGCAGAACAAGTATGGACCCCCAAAAATTGTAAACGACGGCGAAACTGTTCTCAAAGAG ATTGAATTGGAGGACCCTTTGGAGAATGTGGGAGTTAAATTGGTGAGACAGGCTGGTGCCAAAACAAATGACCTTGCTGGCGACGGTTCCACTACTTCAATCATTCTTGCTCAGGGTCTAATTGCTGAGGGTGTGAAG ATTATTGCCGCTGGTAGGAATCCTGTTCAAATTGCTCGTGGGATTGAGAAGACTGCAAAGGCCCTTGTGTCTGAACTCAAATTAATGTCCAGAGAG GTTGAAGATCATGAGCTTGTAGATGTTGCTGCAGTTAGTGCAGGGAATGATTATACGGTGGGAAACATGATTGCTGATGCTCTTCGTCAAGTGGGAAGGAAGGGTGTAGTGACAATTGAAAAAGGGAAGTGTACCGAGAACAGTCTACAGATTGTAGAAGGAATGCAATTTGATCGTGGATATTTGTCTCCTTACTTTGTAACTGATCGACAAAAGATGACAATTGAGTTCCATAATTGCAAG TTACTTTTGGTTGACaagaaaatcacaaacccaaaggAGATGtttaaaatattggacagtgcaGTTAAAGAGAAGTATCCCATTGTGATAGTTGCAGAGGGTATTGAGCAGGAAGCTCTGGCTCCAGTAATTAGAAATAAACTGAGGGGTGTGCTGAAGGCAGCTGCTATCAAGGCTCCTGCCTTTGGTGAGCGTAAGAGCCACTACTTAGATGACATCGCCATCTTGACTGGAG GCACTGTAATCAGAGATGAGATGGGGTTGAGCCTCGAAAAGGCTGGCAAGGAGGTGTTGGGCTCGGCTATAAAGGTTGTGATAACCAAGGATTCAACATTAATAGTTACGGATGGGAGCACTTGCAAAGCTGTTGAAGAGAGGGTTTCTCAAATCCGGAGGCTTGTTGAG AACActgaagaaaattttcaaaaaaagataCTGAATGAAAGAATAGCTAGGCTGTCAGCGGGAATTGCCATTCTTCAG GTAGGAGCACAAACACAAGTTGAGTTGAAGGATAAACAACTCAGAATTGAAGATGCTTTGAATGCAACAAAG GCAGCAATTGAGGAAGGTGTTGTAGTTGGAGGGGGCTGTACCCTTTTGAGGCTATCTACAACGATAGATGGTATCAAACGAGTCCTGGACAATGAAGAACAGAAG ATTGGAGCTGAGATCTTCAAAAGAGCTTTGAGATATCCTGCGAGACTGATAGCCAAAAATGCAGGTGTAAATGGCAATGTGGTTATTGAAAAG GttctttctaatgataatattaattatgGATACAATGCTGCAAGAGACCGTTATGAGGATTTGATGAAGGCTGGAATCATGGATCCATCAAAG GTAGTTAGATGTTGTTTGGAGAATGCAGCATCTGTCGCCAAGACTTTTCTGACATCTGATGCTGTTGTAATTGACATTAAGGAAGTAGAGTCCAtcagaaggagaccaccaatgCCAACCTCAG GTATCAGCCCAATTGGCGTTTAG